The following coding sequences are from one Funiculus sociatus GB2-C1 window:
- a CDS encoding calcium-binding protein has product MSRIHGTPKDDYIEATEGDDVIFGYAGDDTLVGKEGNDIIHGGLGNDLIQGGEGEDTLFGEDGDDCLLGGEKRDRLFGGDGDDTLVGGKDSDRLFGGRGNDIYVYSPGDGFDTIEDESGTDILRLKHILSNEVSVDFAIGGWLCVSYRDQPIVKMRGVEFIHTEDGCFTVAQWLKR; this is encoded by the coding sequence ATGTCACGAATTCACGGCACCCCTAAAGATGACTACATCGAAGCTACTGAAGGCGATGATGTTATTTTTGGTTACGCTGGCGATGATACGCTGGTTGGGAAAGAAGGTAATGATATCATCCACGGCGGTCTAGGGAATGATTTGATTCAGGGTGGAGAGGGTGAAGATACCCTGTTCGGAGAAGATGGAGATGATTGTTTGCTAGGTGGCGAAAAACGCGATCGCTTATTCGGGGGCGATGGCGATGATACTCTAGTTGGGGGTAAAGATAGCGATCGCTTGTTTGGCGGTAGAGGTAATGATATCTACGTTTACTCTCCCGGCGATGGTTTTGACACTATTGAGGATGAATCTGGTACCGACATCCTACGCTTAAAACATATTCTCTCCAATGAGGTAAGCGTGGATTTTGCCATCGGTGGTTGGCTTTGCGTATCCTACCGCGACCAGCCTATTGTGAAGATGCGCGGTGTGGAGTTTATCCATACTGAAGACGGCTGCTTCACTGTCGCGCAATGGTTGAAAAGATGA
- a CDS encoding phycobiliprotein lyase: protein MDIQEFFQKSAGKWFSQRTSHHLAFKQAESGKSDIKIEMVAADDPEVIKLCQQYEVDPALAWGGARVTWDGTMEWDKEKHTGTTVLVPIADPDKPNEGKLLRDMGYAEKASVAGRYIMGSDEAMTLITEYETMYSEERIWFASPNLRLRSSILKRFGGFSMATFCSEIRMGGTQPKPEETDAAVSQ, encoded by the coding sequence ATGGATATTCAAGAGTTTTTCCAGAAAAGTGCTGGCAAATGGTTTTCTCAGCGTACCAGCCACCATTTGGCTTTCAAACAAGCAGAAAGCGGCAAGTCAGACATCAAAATTGAAATGGTAGCAGCAGACGATCCAGAAGTGATTAAGCTTTGCCAGCAATATGAAGTTGATCCTGCCTTAGCTTGGGGTGGCGCTCGTGTTACTTGGGATGGAACAATGGAATGGGATAAGGAAAAACACACTGGAACAACCGTTCTCGTTCCGATTGCCGACCCGGATAAGCCGAATGAAGGTAAGTTGCTGCGTGACATGGGCTATGCGGAGAAAGCATCTGTTGCTGGTCGCTACATCATGGGCAGCGATGAAGCGATGACGTTAATTACAGAGTATGAAACTATGTACTCTGAAGAACGCATTTGGTTTGCTAGTCCTAATTTGCGGTTAAGAAGTAGTATTTTAAAGCGATTTGGTGGCTTTTCTATGGCTACTTTTTGTTCAGAAATTCGCATGGGTGGTACGCAGCCAAAGCCAGAAGAAACGGATGCGGCTGTTAGTCAGTAG
- a CDS encoding S-layer homology domain-containing protein, with translation MVQLMLYVNPVTGKDTNPGNSSTPHKTLTRAIRQAEAGTTIQLAAGTYNAASGEVFPLVIPSGVTVVGNESTKGKGVQIDGSGEFISPSFGSQNIALRLETNAQLRGVTVTNSAVKGVGVWIESTSPMLANNTFTLCSRDGVFVTGTAKPLILDNVFSQNSASGISVLRNAKGEVRRNVAQNTGYGILIGDKAAPLLTDNKVFANRVGISLSGNAKPVLRNNLIEKNTQAGLIVAEEAKPQLGSRQDPAGNIIRDNGEADLQNNTRFSIVSAGNLLNPARVRGGIDFVTTQATGSSFILGPAQFRDVSGHWAEAFIKALVAKNLISGFPDGTFKPEAPITRAQYAAIIAKTFNLPPRPGSGIFTDVPDNFWAKDAIRKAAGMGFISGFPDGTFRPGQNLTRVQAIASLVSGLSLTGGNPSVLGVYSDRAQIPSYATDAVATSTTRRIIVNYPQTSLLQPMRDITRAEVAALIYQALVATGEVQAISSPYIVNPDATLPTFSDIQGHWGETYVRPLATQNLISGFTNGTFKPDDKLNRAGFAALLIKAFNPTPKRPPIQFKDIPLDFWAQGAIQQAYSSGFITGFPDQTFRPQQQVMRIQLIVSLVSGLGFPSGDEKLLERYEDRNEIPAYARPAVAAATQRGIIVNYPSPAQLNPNREATRAEAAAMVYQALVATGRLSV, from the coding sequence ATGGTTCAACTAATGCTTTATGTCAACCCAGTTACTGGAAAAGATACTAACCCCGGAAACTCATCTACACCACACAAAACCCTCACCCGCGCCATAAGACAGGCTGAAGCCGGAACCACAATTCAACTGGCTGCTGGAACTTACAACGCTGCTAGTGGCGAGGTTTTCCCTCTAGTTATCCCTTCTGGGGTGACGGTGGTGGGAAATGAATCCACCAAAGGCAAGGGTGTTCAAATTGATGGTAGCGGGGAATTTATCAGTCCTAGCTTTGGTTCCCAAAATATCGCCCTGCGTCTGGAAACAAATGCCCAATTACGGGGGGTAACGGTGACAAATAGCGCTGTTAAGGGAGTCGGGGTTTGGATAGAATCAACATCGCCAATGCTGGCTAATAATACTTTCACTCTTTGCAGTCGCGATGGCGTGTTTGTGACTGGCACGGCTAAACCGCTAATTTTGGATAATGTGTTTAGTCAAAATTCTGCCAGTGGTATTTCTGTGTTACGCAATGCTAAGGGGGAAGTGCGGCGAAATGTGGCTCAAAATACTGGTTACGGTATTTTAATTGGAGATAAGGCGGCTCCTCTGCTTACAGATAACAAAGTTTTTGCGAATAGAGTGGGGATTTCTCTGTCTGGTAATGCTAAACCTGTGTTGCGTAATAATTTGATTGAGAAGAATACGCAAGCAGGGTTAATTGTTGCTGAGGAAGCTAAACCACAGTTAGGCAGTCGTCAAGATCCTGCTGGCAATATTATCCGGGATAACGGGGAAGCGGATTTGCAAAATAATACCCGTTTTAGCATCGTTTCTGCGGGAAATCTCCTGAATCCGGCGCGGGTACGGGGAGGAATCGATTTTGTGACGACTCAGGCGACTGGTTCTAGTTTTATACTTGGCCCTGCTCAGTTTAGGGATGTTTCTGGTCATTGGGCGGAAGCTTTTATTAAGGCTTTGGTTGCGAAAAATTTGATTAGTGGTTTTCCGGATGGTACGTTCAAGCCGGAAGCGCCAATTACTCGCGCCCAATATGCGGCGATAATTGCGAAGACTTTTAATTTACCGCCACGTCCGGGATCTGGAATATTTACCGATGTTCCTGATAATTTTTGGGCAAAGGATGCTATTCGCAAAGCAGCAGGAATGGGCTTTATTTCGGGCTTCCCTGATGGTACATTTCGACCGGGACAAAATTTAACGCGAGTGCAAGCGATCGCATCTCTAGTTTCTGGCTTGTCACTTACTGGCGGCAATCCTAGCGTATTGGGAGTATATAGCGATCGCGCTCAAATTCCTAGCTATGCTACAGACGCAGTAGCAACTTCCACCACGCGGCGGATAATTGTGAATTATCCCCAAACCAGTCTACTGCAACCGATGCGGGATATAACTAGAGCTGAAGTCGCAGCACTAATATATCAGGCATTAGTGGCAACTGGGGAAGTTCAGGCAATCTCAAGTCCCTACATCGTCAACCCCGACGCCACCCTTCCTACCTTCAGCGACATTCAAGGACACTGGGGAGAAACTTACGTTCGCCCATTAGCTACTCAAAACTTAATCAGTGGCTTTACTAATGGCACCTTCAAACCAGACGACAAACTCAATCGCGCTGGATTTGCTGCTTTACTAATTAAAGCCTTTAACCCCACTCCCAAACGTCCACCTATACAATTCAAAGATATCCCCCTTGATTTTTGGGCGCAGGGCGCAATTCAACAAGCCTACAGCAGCGGTTTCATTACTGGATTTCCTGATCAAACTTTCCGTCCCCAGCAGCAAGTGATGCGAATTCAGTTAATTGTCTCCCTAGTAAGTGGCTTAGGTTTCCCATCGGGGGATGAAAAACTCTTAGAAAGGTACGAAGATCGAAATGAGATACCAGCCTACGCCCGTCCCGCTGTTGCTGCTGCTACGCAAAGAGGCATAATTGTCAATTATCCTTCACCAGCACAACTTAACCCAAACCGCGAAGCCACACGGGCCGAAGCAGCTGCTATGGTTTATCAAGCATTGGTCGCCACTGGACGACTGTCTGTTTAG
- a CDS encoding ABC transporter ATP-binding protein: MIEVEHLSKIYGSTPAIQDVTFKVEPGEILGFLGPNGAGKTTTMRILAGYLPASSGSAKIAQYDVHEDSMAVRRRIGYLPETPPLYPDMTVEGFLDFVARIKGVARKVRRDRVNSAMERCNLTEKRKVLIRKLSKGYRQRVGIAQAIVHDPPAIILDEPTVGLDPRQIIDVRNLIKSLAGSHTIILSTHILPEVSMTCSRVAIINRGKIVATNTPENLVAQLAGGSGYELEIDGDEEAAQQMIQVLPGIRFVESIANKDLPPNRSQIRVVSEPGAEPGRDIAAVLIGAGVALYEMRRTRANLEDVFLELTTAEKILPIVDSDASESSSESATEAEETTT, from the coding sequence ATGATTGAAGTTGAACATTTAAGCAAAATCTATGGTTCTACCCCAGCGATTCAGGATGTCACCTTTAAAGTGGAACCTGGAGAAATTTTGGGGTTTTTGGGGCCGAATGGCGCAGGAAAAACCACAACCATGAGGATTTTAGCTGGATATTTACCAGCTAGCAGCGGCAGTGCCAAAATTGCCCAGTACGACGTGCATGAAGATTCTATGGCAGTGCGGCGACGAATTGGCTATTTACCAGAAACGCCGCCTTTGTATCCTGACATGACAGTGGAGGGATTTTTGGATTTTGTGGCGCGGATCAAGGGCGTGGCTAGGAAAGTAAGACGCGATCGCGTAAACTCAGCAATGGAACGCTGCAACCTCACCGAAAAGCGCAAAGTCCTAATCCGCAAGCTTTCCAAAGGCTACAGACAGCGAGTAGGCATTGCCCAAGCTATTGTCCACGATCCACCTGCCATTATTCTAGATGAACCAACCGTCGGACTCGATCCCCGGCAAATTATCGATGTCCGCAATTTAATTAAAAGCCTTGCTGGTAGCCACACCATCATCCTCTCAACACACATCTTGCCAGAAGTCAGCATGACTTGTAGCCGGGTGGCAATTATCAATCGCGGTAAAATTGTTGCTACCAACACTCCAGAAAACTTGGTCGCGCAACTAGCTGGAGGTTCTGGCTACGAACTGGAAATCGATGGCGATGAGGAAGCTGCACAACAAATGATTCAAGTTTTGCCGGGAATTCGGTTTGTAGAATCAATCGCCAATAAAGATTTACCGCCCAATCGCAGCCAGATCCGTGTAGTATCAGAACCGGGTGCAGAACCGGGACGAGATATTGCAGCGGTTTTAATTGGTGCTGGTGTGGCTTTGTATGAAATGCGCCGCACTAGGGCTAATCTTGAAGATGTATTTTTAGAACTGACGACGGCAGAAAAAATCCTGCCGATTGTAGATTCGGATGCGTCTGAATCTTCGTCAGAGTCAGCTACCGAAGCAGAGGAGACAACAACTTAA
- a CDS encoding ABC transporter permease: MGVVLSNIVAIYRKELQGYFASPLAYLVAGVFWLLSGFFFVWILVEIIQQVALADLQGQQIGVPVPPVDVPYEFLRSFLYVMGWLVLFVLPILSMGLYSEERKRGTLELLATSPLTNWAVAVGKLLGVLTFFTVMVLPLLLYEAIAFSAASSPVPPGVPLLGHAGLILLAAAVLSLGMFISSLTESSIVAAFLTFGLILALWLMDLAAKWIGGSFGDALGHLSLLKHYNNLVQGVVDTSSLILFASYIILGLFLTAQSIDALRFQRS; encoded by the coding sequence ATGGGCGTGGTACTTAGTAACATTGTGGCAATTTACCGCAAGGAGTTGCAAGGATATTTTGCTTCGCCACTAGCTTATTTAGTAGCGGGTGTTTTCTGGCTTTTATCAGGCTTCTTTTTTGTCTGGATTTTAGTAGAAATCATTCAACAAGTAGCTTTGGCTGACTTGCAAGGACAGCAAATTGGCGTACCCGTTCCGCCTGTAGATGTTCCTTACGAGTTTTTGCGAAGTTTTTTATATGTAATGGGTTGGTTGGTGTTGTTTGTGTTGCCAATTCTTTCGATGGGACTTTATTCTGAGGAACGCAAGCGCGGGACTTTGGAACTATTGGCAACGTCACCACTGACGAATTGGGCTGTGGCGGTGGGTAAACTTTTAGGAGTGCTGACGTTCTTTACAGTGATGGTGCTGCCGTTGCTTTTGTATGAAGCGATCGCATTTAGTGCAGCCAGTTCCCCCGTTCCCCCAGGAGTACCATTACTCGGTCATGCTGGATTAATATTACTTGCAGCAGCGGTTCTGAGTTTGGGAATGTTTATTTCCTCTCTTACTGAAAGTTCAATTGTGGCAGCATTTCTCACCTTTGGATTAATTTTAGCTCTCTGGCTAATGGATCTTGCCGCTAAATGGATCGGCGGTTCATTCGGAGACGCTTTGGGACATTTATCTTTGCTGAAGCACTACAACAACTTAGTCCAAGGCGTAGTAGATACCAGCAGTCTAATCTTGTTTGCCAGTTACATTATTTTAGGGTTGTTTCTCACAGCCCAATCCATCGATGCTTTACGATTCCAGCGTTCTTAA
- a CDS encoding GldG family protein, translated as MKNINWKYIKYLFLLGPFLTMAGLVAGFVSNSWGAVPVGLIIAGIIILGLWLLFVSTAPDSFWGKRSTQAGTNALAATLSMLVILGLINFLGVRRALRVDLTENQLFTLAPQSQRVVANLQQPVKIWVFESNPNPEARQLLENYRQYGSQFNFEFVDPQLRPNLAQKFNVQLPGEVYIESGTRRKLIQTLNQEQRENLSETQVTNAIAQITGDRVGKVYFLQGHGERPLTAVQGGLSQAISNLGEKNYTAEPLNLAKTPTIPEDATVVAIAGPKKALFAGEVKALNDYLKRGGSLLVMVDPNVNPGLDSLLKEWGVKLDNRLAVDLSGRQLGLGPAIIMVTRYGQHPITKDFGEGRSFYPLARPVQTTSIVGIQETPLLITNNESWAESDPENDQLEFNPQSDRQGPLTLGVALSRGYAPQSASVPSPSPTGSPSPTASPTASPSPTGSPSPSPSPTASPSPTGSPSPSPSPTASPSPTGSPSPSPSPTASPTASPSPTASPTASPSPTASPTASPTNPENTSQKPVESRLVVVGNSDFATDGLFEQQLNGDVFLNSISWLSKQDEQTLSIRPKEIKDRRLNLSQQKANLVGWMAVLIMPLIGFATAGFVWWLRR; from the coding sequence ATGAAGAACATCAATTGGAAATATATAAAATATCTCTTTTTGCTTGGCCCCTTTTTGACAATGGCGGGTCTAGTCGCTGGGTTTGTCTCCAACAGTTGGGGGGCGGTACCAGTAGGCTTGATTATTGCTGGAATAATAATACTTGGGCTGTGGTTGCTATTTGTAAGCACTGCGCCAGACAGTTTTTGGGGAAAACGATCCACTCAAGCTGGGACGAATGCTTTAGCAGCAACGCTGTCTATGCTGGTGATTTTGGGGCTGATTAATTTCTTGGGCGTTCGCCGTGCGTTGCGCGTAGATTTAACAGAAAATCAGCTATTTACTCTCGCCCCCCAATCGCAGCGAGTGGTGGCAAATTTGCAGCAACCAGTCAAGATTTGGGTTTTTGAAAGCAACCCAAATCCTGAAGCCCGACAATTACTAGAAAATTATCGACAGTATGGTTCGCAATTTAATTTTGAGTTTGTTGACCCGCAACTGCGACCGAACTTAGCCCAAAAGTTTAATGTCCAATTACCAGGAGAAGTTTATATAGAATCTGGGACGCGGCGAAAGTTAATTCAGACGCTGAACCAAGAACAGAGAGAGAACCTTTCAGAAACGCAGGTAACGAATGCGATCGCGCAAATTACAGGCGATCGCGTTGGTAAAGTATACTTCCTTCAAGGTCACGGTGAAAGACCTCTAACTGCGGTACAAGGCGGACTTTCACAAGCGATAAGCAACTTGGGGGAGAAAAATTACACCGCCGAACCACTTAATTTAGCTAAAACTCCGACAATTCCTGAAGATGCTACTGTGGTTGCGATCGCAGGCCCGAAAAAGGCACTGTTTGCGGGGGAAGTCAAAGCGTTAAACGATTACCTGAAACGCGGCGGTAGCTTGTTAGTAATGGTAGATCCCAATGTTAATCCCGGTTTGGACAGTCTGCTAAAAGAGTGGGGGGTGAAACTAGATAATCGCCTTGCTGTTGACCTTTCTGGACGGCAACTTGGACTAGGCCCTGCGATTATTATGGTGACACGCTACGGTCAGCATCCGATCACTAAAGATTTCGGTGAAGGTCGTTCTTTTTACCCCTTGGCGCGACCAGTTCAAACTACATCAATTGTGGGTATTCAGGAAACACCTTTGCTGATTACTAATAACGAAAGTTGGGCGGAAAGCGATCCCGAAAACGACCAGCTAGAGTTTAATCCTCAAAGCGATCGCCAAGGGCCTTTAACTCTCGGTGTCGCCCTGAGTCGCGGATATGCCCCCCAAAGCGCCTCTGTACCATCTCCAAGCCCTACAGGTTCCCCAAGTCCGACAGCTTCACCCACAGCTTCACCTAGTCCGACAGGTTCACCATCTCCTTCACCAAGCCCAACAGCTTCACCTAGTCCGACAGGTTCACCATCTCCTTCCCCAAGTCCAACAGCTTCACCTAGTCCGACAGGTTCACCATCTCCTTCCCCAAGCCCAACAGCTTCACCCACGGCTTCACCTAGTCCGACAGCTTCGCCCACAGCTTCACCTAGTCCGACAGCTTCGCCCACGGCTTCACCAACAAACCCAGAAAATACTTCCCAAAAGCCAGTGGAATCTCGCCTCGTTGTAGTAGGAAACTCTGACTTTGCTACCGATGGTTTGTTTGAACAACAACTCAATGGAGATGTCTTTCTCAACTCTATCAGTTGGTTAAGTAAACAGGATGAACAAACCCTATCTATCCGTCCCAAAGAAATAAAAGACCGCCGCCTCAACTTGTCACAGCAAAAAGCAAATTTAGTAGGTTGGATGGCTGTGTTGATTATGCCTTTAATTGGGTTTGCTACAGCGGGATTTGTTTGGTGGTTAAGACGCTAG
- a CDS encoding DUF4340 domain-containing protein translates to MKLQRTTLILMVLALGLGGFVYFYEIKGEPQRQAALVKQKPIFSFTKDQVQALTIKTQEQTLQFERMGQNARQKSSLSEWQMKAPNDNPASDPYVSYLLNLLVDSKSDRILSVPATQLPEYGLDKPLATVEVKLNNQQTHQLILGKPDFNNSFLYAQVDPLKSPSGQLNVLLVPLEFQYGVNRPLSEWTAKDETKKETPSPSPSASPENPKNNTSDKTPSPSPSPSPTASPSTSGKASPSPSPVNQKPDTSKKAAPSNSIKPSPSPSPVNQKTDTSKKASPSTLEKASPSPSPENQKTDTSKKAAPLPSNSIKPSPSPSPSQ, encoded by the coding sequence ATGAAGTTACAACGAACAACACTAATTTTGATGGTATTAGCGCTTGGTTTAGGCGGTTTCGTTTATTTTTATGAAATTAAAGGCGAACCCCAACGACAAGCAGCACTGGTGAAACAAAAGCCAATCTTTTCTTTTACTAAAGACCAAGTTCAAGCTTTAACAATTAAAACTCAGGAACAGACTTTACAATTTGAGCGGATGGGACAGAATGCTCGCCAAAAGTCAAGTCTTTCTGAGTGGCAGATGAAAGCGCCGAATGATAACCCAGCCAGCGATCCGTATGTGTCGTATTTGCTAAATTTGCTAGTGGATAGTAAAAGCGATCGCATTCTCAGCGTCCCCGCTACCCAGCTTCCAGAATATGGATTAGACAAGCCTTTAGCTACCGTCGAAGTAAAATTGAACAATCAGCAAACTCATCAGCTGATTCTGGGGAAACCTGACTTTAACAACAGTTTCTTGTATGCTCAAGTTGACCCCCTTAAATCGCCTTCTGGTCAGCTAAATGTGCTTTTGGTGCCGCTAGAATTTCAGTATGGTGTAAATCGTCCTTTGTCAGAATGGACAGCAAAGGACGAGACGAAAAAAGAAACACCGTCACCCAGTCCCTCGGCTTCCCCAGAAAATCCGAAAAACAATACTTCTGACAAAACACCGTCACCCAGTCCTTCCCCTTCACCAACAGCATCACCATCCACTTCAGGAAAAGCCAGCCCCTCTCCTTCGCCAGTGAATCAAAAACCTGATACTTCTAAAAAAGCAGCGCCATCAAATTCAATTAAGCCCAGCCCCTCTCCTTCACCAGTAAATCAGAAAACCGATACTTCTAAAAAAGCATCACCATCCACTTTAGAAAAAGCTAGTCCATCACCTTCGCCAGAAAATCAGAAAACCGATACTTCTAAAAAAGCAGCGCCATTACCATCAAATTCAATTAAGCCCAGCCCCTCTCCTTCGCCTTCACAATGA
- the purU gene encoding formyltetrahydrofolate deformylase produces MNNPTATLLVSCPDQRGLVAKIANFIYANGGNIIHADQHTDFAAGLFLTRIEWQLEDFNLPREYIAPAFNAIAQPLQAKWQLHFSDTVPRIAIWVSRQDHCLFDLIWRHRAKEFSAEIPLIISNHPDLKDVAAQFGIDYHHIPITKETKSEQEAKQLNLLKQYNIDLVLLAKYMQIVSLEFIAKFPQIINIHHSFLPAFVGANPYHKAYERGVKIIGATAHYVTADLDAGPIIEQDVVRVSHRDEVDDLIRKGKDLERVVLARAVRSHLQNRVLVYGNKTVVFE; encoded by the coding sequence ATGAACAATCCCACCGCAACACTGCTAGTTTCCTGTCCCGATCAAAGGGGGCTGGTGGCAAAAATAGCTAATTTCATCTACGCTAACGGCGGTAATATTATTCATGCCGATCAACACACTGATTTTGCTGCTGGTTTATTTCTTACTCGAATTGAATGGCAATTAGAAGATTTTAATTTGCCGCGAGAGTATATTGCTCCAGCGTTTAACGCGATCGCGCAACCTCTACAAGCTAAATGGCAGCTGCACTTTTCTGACACTGTACCCCGCATTGCCATCTGGGTAAGCCGTCAAGATCATTGTCTATTTGACCTAATTTGGCGACATCGCGCCAAAGAATTCTCCGCCGAAATTCCCCTAATTATCAGCAACCATCCCGATTTAAAAGATGTAGCCGCTCAATTTGGCATCGACTATCATCACATTCCGATTACCAAAGAAACCAAATCCGAGCAAGAAGCTAAACAATTAAACTTATTAAAGCAATATAACATTGATTTGGTTTTACTGGCAAAATATATGCAAATTGTCAGCCTGGAATTTATTGCCAAATTTCCGCAAATCATCAATATTCATCACTCATTTTTACCTGCTTTTGTCGGTGCAAATCCCTACCACAAAGCTTACGAACGCGGCGTAAAAATTATCGGTGCTACAGCACATTATGTCACCGCCGACTTAGATGCGGGGCCAATTATTGAGCAAGATGTTGTGCGAGTCAGTCACCGGGATGAGGTTGATGATCTAATTCGCAAAGGGAAAGATTTAGAGCGAGTCGTGTTAGCAAGAGCAGTGCGATCGCATTTACAAAACCGCGTATTAGTCTACGGCAATAAAACAGTAGTATTTGAATAA
- a CDS encoding alkaline phosphatase D family protein translates to MNGFDFERLLSTRLRRRGLLVGGGALTGLAIATQFSSRVVAQPRFSGYPFTLGVASGDPLPDSVVLWTRLAPDPLNGGGMPSVNVPVQWQIATDENMSKVVLRGTAIATPELGHSIRVVVGGLQPDRWYWYQFKAGNEVSRIGRTRTAPAFGTPINQLNFAFASCQDWQNGYYTAYKHLAEENLNFVVHLGDYIYEYGPLPIGPRQHNSPEIVSLSDYRNRHALYKTDPNLQAAHAAFPWIVTWDDHEVENDYADLIPEDGQSPQAFVNRRANAYKAYYEHMPLRAAALPKGADMRLYRRLTFGDLAEFNVLDTRQYRSDQPCGDGFKPRCAEAFAADATMTGREQEQWLLQGLSKSQTRWNVIAQQVMMAEYDFVAGSPEIFNLDAWDGYVASRNRILGFIKDRKPNNPVVLTGDIHSSWVHDLKTDFQNPASPTVATEFVGTSITSDFPTAAIATVQAALPENPHTKFFDGQYRGYVRCKLTRNAWQSDFRVVSTILDPNASISTLASFVVENGRPGAMRV, encoded by the coding sequence ATGAATGGCTTTGATTTCGAGCGTTTGTTATCAACTCGGTTGAGACGGCGGGGCTTGTTGGTTGGTGGTGGGGCATTGACTGGATTAGCGATCGCTACTCAATTTTCTAGTCGAGTAGTTGCCCAGCCGAGGTTTTCCGGCTACCCGTTTACTCTTGGCGTAGCTTCCGGCGATCCGCTTCCAGACAGCGTTGTGCTGTGGACGCGGTTAGCTCCCGATCCGCTTAATGGAGGCGGGATGCCATCGGTAAATGTCCCGGTGCAGTGGCAAATTGCTACCGACGAGAACATGAGTAAGGTGGTGTTGCGGGGAACTGCGATCGCTACCCCCGAACTCGGTCACTCGATTCGCGTCGTCGTTGGTGGGTTGCAGCCGGATCGCTGGTATTGGTATCAGTTTAAAGCAGGTAACGAAGTCAGTCGCATTGGAAGGACTCGCACCGCACCCGCCTTCGGTACTCCTATCAACCAGCTAAACTTTGCCTTCGCCTCCTGTCAAGATTGGCAAAACGGCTACTACACAGCCTACAAACATTTGGCTGAGGAAAACCTGAACTTTGTTGTTCACCTGGGGGATTACATCTACGAATACGGGCCGCTACCCATTGGGCCACGTCAACATAACAGTCCGGAAATCGTCAGCCTTAGCGACTACCGCAACCGCCACGCACTGTATAAAACCGATCCAAACCTACAGGCGGCTCATGCGGCGTTTCCCTGGATTGTCACTTGGGATGACCACGAAGTTGAAAACGACTACGCTGACTTGATACCCGAAGACGGTCAAAGTCCGCAGGCGTTTGTAAATCGTAGAGCCAACGCCTACAAAGCTTACTATGAGCATATGCCGCTACGTGCTGCTGCCCTACCAAAAGGTGCGGATATGCGGCTTTATCGGCGTTTGACCTTTGGGGATTTAGCTGAATTCAATGTGCTGGATACCCGTCAGTACCGCAGCGATCAGCCGTGCGGCGACGGATTTAAACCCCGTTGCGCTGAAGCTTTCGCTGCTGATGCCACCATGACGGGTCGGGAGCAAGAGCAGTGGCTACTCCAAGGATTGTCCAAGTCGCAGACTCGCTGGAATGTCATCGCGCAGCAGGTGATGATGGCGGAATATGACTTTGTTGCTGGATCGCCTGAAATTTTCAACTTGGATGCTTGGGATGGCTACGTAGCTTCTCGCAACCGTATCCTTGGCTTTATCAAAGACCGCAAGCCAAATAACCCAGTCGTGCTGACTGGCGATATTCATTCGAGTTGGGTACACGACTTGAAGACTGACTTTCAAAACCCAGCCTCGCCAACCGTTGCTACTGAGTTTGTGGGAACGTCCATCACCTCTGATTTCCCAACAGCAGCTATTGCCACAGTTCAAGCGGCATTGCCTGAAAACCCCCATACTAAGTTCTTCGATGGGCAATACCGGGGTTATGTCCGTTGCAAGCTGACGCGCAACGCTTGGCAGTCCGATTTCCGCGTAGTCTCAACCATTCTCGACCCGAATGCTTCTATTAGCACCCTAGCTTCGTTTGTCGTTGAAAACGGGCGACCGGGCGCGATGCGTGTTTAG